Genomic segment of Gigantopelta aegis isolate Gae_Host chromosome 10, Gae_host_genome, whole genome shotgun sequence:
gtttattgtttagattattaacGTCCGTGCATCCGAAGTGtttatggtcatcctggtgtttgtaatattaaaaatgtgtgtgtgtgtgggggggggggggggggggggttcatatttttaaaaacgcacgtgcgtctgagaagtaatgtttatggagtcgaattttagtctatttttaagagtatttcgccgtttcaacgtcacagactcttatttcactctgttgtaactttatctagatgtgttacatgtttgtaaattaactaaacttagtgtccattttcaccggttaaaactagggtctgcggctTTAAGTCGCTAATTTCAAGACACATTGAAAAGCGTCTTTAACTACCCTAGTTACGCATACTGGCGTATCCAGGGCTGGACATGATGTCCTTGGCTATCCCCAAtcactcttcttttttctcaccaccttttatatttgcctgtaaAAGACAGTGTTGGTGGCTCCCATAATATAAAGTCCCTGGGTACGCCAGTGGTTCCGCTAAAAAATTGTCATTATATTTTTAGTACGATCCCACATAAACTTCGAGCACAACCCTAGCTGGTACTacgatattatttaaaataaataaaattacagcAATTTACTAGCCAATGTATATCTCACCAATGGCATGCGTTATTTTACTTGATGCGCCATTCAAAGTTAGGTGCTCTTTGACCCGGTGAAATGCTAGTTTGTATACTGCTACCTTTAGGTGTGGTAGGTCTGTTGCTATATGTTCGATATACATTCTTGGCTTAAATAAAATCTAATATTACAGGAGGTGGGTCTAGAtcaatttcaacttattttcgtgattatatccaattaaggctcaagcaacctgttctgggcacacaccgcagctatctgggctgcctgtccaggacagtgggttagtgactatttgctagtggttagtgagaaagaagtcacCAAGCCATTGAGcagatcatcatcatcatcgtcgtcgtcgtcatcatcatcatcatcaccatcatcatcatcatcatcgtcatcatcattatcatcatcatcatcattatcaattatatcattattattatcatcaacgttatcatcaccaccaccaccatcattatcatcattaataTTAAAGACGCCAATGCTCACAGGCCGGTGTGCCGTAGTCGACCGCCTGTGTGTCATACGCGGATAGGCCTTGGTTGACGAACATGGAACCGCCGCCGTACACGTCGAGGTCGAGGATGTTCCTCAACATCATTGGCGGGATAGTGATTCCTGTCGACGTCCTCTTCATCGGCATGTGCTGGGCCGGGGCCAACGTGGCCGCTGACGCTGTCGGCGCTGTACGAAGAGGAAATAATTCAGTTAACTTTactttaaacttatttttatgcttatatccaattaaggtttaatcacgctgttctggacacacacttcagctatttgggctgtctgtccaggatagtgggttagttattagatattagtggttagtgagagagaagagggtgtagtggtcttaccattgagtcgttaaaactcgctctgagtgggagccggtaccgagctgcgaactcagtacataccagccttatgtccgatggcttaactaagacaccaccgaagccggtattCAGTTAAACTTATTTCTGTGATTATACACAATTAAGACGCAAGCACATTTGCATACGGGATAGGGGCAAATCCTcaaagtgctggagcaaatcgtTAAATTCGGCCAAACAAGATGGAGATATTCGAGAAAAATTAACTGGCCtcaaaccttttcaccatgtttttccatcattttacccacaatattagaTGTGTAAAAATgcttagtgattcgtttgcatccctacatagctgtttggcagtaatgctaatatgaataaatgttgttatccagattcgggcattttcgtttaattctggcaaaatTCAGTTGTCCCAATGGGAAAATGGGAGCCAGTACGCCTATGCCTGGGAACACAGCTCAAGTGTGAGTATTcgtgttttattaatatattgatcttttgtttttaacatttaacacataacaaaacatttgtgtaattttcaaaacacttctGGAAGACTGGAATTATTgatcaaaaaaactaaacaaaaacaaataaacaaaacatttaatcaaacaaaacccccttcaaaaaaaatataataaaacaaaaaataaataaataaaaaaataatagtaataataaataaataaataatacgaGTTTAATCTAACGAGGGTGACTTTTACCGgcagggggcaggacgtagcccagtggtaaaccgctccactgatgcgcggtcgggacaattgtgctatttcttgtttcagtcagtgcaccttgactggtatatcaaataatgtggtatgtgctgtcctgtctatgggacgatgcatataaaagatcccttgctgcgggTTTCTTATAACGACtgaaagaattaccaaatgtttgacatccaatagccgatgaattattggtcaatgtgctctattggtgtcgttaaacaaaccaaacaaacgtCTTCTTACCGACGGAACTGCTGTAGGTGACCGCTGGCTGTAGGCTTTGACCGCCGTACTCGACGAAGGCTTGGTTAGCGAGGCCAGAGTAACTGAAGCCGTCGACGTCCATCAAGCTTCTCAGCAGCAGCGGGGACAGCCCCTGTCGCGTCGTCGCAGTGTTCGCCTTCCTTGGCATGTGCTGCGCCCGTCTCTGCGAGGCGACTGGTGCTGACGAAAACAGTGGTggaaattacatgtacattcacaTGCTAGGACAATTTTGCCccagaccacagttatttacgATATATGTTTCTATATGGCGTTAGTGTCTatagcatttttattaatatcagtaggtccatgcatttttttttttttttttttttggtatgttCCTTTGTCTGCCTGAGCGCAACAtaccctgttgtccagctctttctcgcAGGATATTGATTTAAACACACCCAATGAACCTGgtcggagtacacccattttacacaaagaACACGTTTTCATGGCCCGGAATTATCACAATAAAGTCTTTAatatgtcaacaagttacacatgctCTCCCCTagcaacttcagtcaaatagttgccactttaAAGATGGCTATCATGAAATAAGCATAGTGAAACAGAAGACTACTTGTGCGGACATATTTCTGGATTTCGGTCAATCAAATGGGAAGATATATAACTGTGAGCTGAGGCCATTTGAATGTTTTGCTACACTAAATACGTGACGcgttaattttaacataattatgtgaGTTAAAAAACCTCTATACAATTTATTCTACAATCACTGTACGTATTGTCAAGATAAATGTGTACTTTTAAACTAGTTATGGTCAGAAAGGAATGTTATATTGGTCAAAGTTacttcttttttctatttttagttgattgttttgattttgttatttagaactattttgttttggtgtatagatATTGTAGGCGAAGAGGCATTCAACAGATACTACTCCGGAAAAGGgtaaaattgtgaaataaaacgggtcattaaaaaaaaatgtttcctatTGAATTGCagggtaaataaaataactggttactgtcttaaagggacagaccctagtttcaagccgtgaaaattaacactaagtttagttaatatacaaacttgtgacacatttggatacagttacaagcgagtgaaacatgagtctgtgactttgaaatgatgaaatgccctctaaaatagactaaaactcgactccataactgttacttctcagacgcatgtgcgtttttaaaaatatgagaaatgtattgtgtgatattaaaaacaccaggatgacccaaaacacttcgaatatacggaaattgataatctaaacaataaaatttaagtagagtatgatttaaatgatcaaaaacggttataatagtcaaaaatatgcgttagtgtttaaaaactagggtatgtccctttaagataccGGCTTTATTCTGCACAGGTCGATAAAACCGGATATTTTTGCCACATCCCTTAGCCCTAGTTtcgcaaaataaaatgtaaataaaatgtagtacatattcttattttacatgtttcaagcgcAAGGCAACTGGATGAAAAAAAttgcaaacatttataaaactatttctttGTACAACATGTTTACCTATGACAACTACACTATTAAATGTTACTTCGGGTCacttcaaactttgacccaaccggattttatttggtttagtgctacctatgaACTCGGAGGTTAAGCCAGGAGGATGAGAGCTCGTGATCGCCAGCGAGACTGGTTTTTTAACGTTAAATTAATGTGATTGAATAGAATACGGCGAGAACCAGTTCTCTCCTGAGCATGTTTAGATATCACTAGGCAATACACCTttgaattaaatgaaatgaataattcACGGTGTCTAGCATATGGTTATCTCCGTACTGGTAAAAATATAtcaagagaggaaactcgctgtttCGCCACACAAGATACATTTGCCGAAacaaagcagcaagggatcatttataatAATGCAGTTTGTCATACTATACGAATACGACTGTTTATTTTACCAATATGACTATGTTTATTTTACGAATACGACTATGTTTATTTTACGAATATGACTATGTTTATGTTTAACACAGGTCATATTTCTACcggtctttgatatagcagttgtgCAGCATAAGTGGGGACGTGGAAGAATCTAAATTTGCTTGTCAAAAATTTAAATGGTTACTAGCATATTCTCTCtcttatccacatagttcaagatacaCAGGGACATACAATCGGTATTACATACATGGGTCGTAGTGATTTTACGTACATGTCGATGGTATATTGACCGCATTTGACCGGATCTACTAGAATGGAACTTCCTATTCTTGCACTGAACAAGACTAATTACGTTATCGTTAGTAGCAAATACcagcatcggtggtgtcgtggttaagccatcggacataaggccggtaggtactgggttcgcaacccggtaccggctcccacccaaagcgagttttaacaacgcAGTGaataggtgtaagacaactacaccctcatttctctctctaaccataaacaactaacaacaactaacccactgttctggacagacagcccagagagctgaggtgtgtgcccaggacagcgtgtttgaaccttaattgggtataggcactaaaataagttaagaaataaagaaagaaagtagCAAATTAAACATGACAATGTAGATATTTGAAAGcacataatttttaaatacatgttattTGCGATTTATTTATAgttgttaaattacattttatggCGAAGTATCATTCATTCGGTTTACTTTGACTGACATAATTGATGGAACTATTCCCTAATGCTACAATATAACACAATCTAATtacaattagctccactggttaatttctattacctgtggatctaacagcagcccattggagctcatgtccagtagACCTTTCattccaccaatcaaaaccttactttcgaaatcatgccagtgatttgaaaagaatttaagaACATTCGGAagtatgccgagggtatacgaaatgattcgggtgaattacgaagtatgccagaaactaatttcaatataaaaagttatataaaattcgtttcaagacgaaaagaaaaccgtgatggtatagccataaaatctgttaaaatactagtatacaattcagagttcattactgcactttcccccctgttttttaatgttgaaatagaccaacaagttcgcctattgcataaatagtttcGCACGATATTTTTAgtatttgtatgctcccgaataacgctataaaaggcgaagcgtaattggtcgatatttaaattgttatttatggatgaaatgtcacctggacatggcagTCCACagaatgctgttagatctactggtagaccagtagagctaattttaatcaggtTGAATATAACAACGATGGTCCTTCGGTGACCTATTAGCTAACCTCCTAGTGTGTGGATCACAGACAAGGCAATCGGTCGGTTCTGGCGCTTTGTGACCTTCTTCTTTCAAAACTATTTggttttaatgtgtttaatgATAATAGAGAATATTGTAAAAACTGGATTCGTAACAAAGATAATTAAGCGAACAGCAGGCTTAAATAATAGACTAGTTTTAATActtttgatattttttgttttaaaatagttttgtcaCTTGTATCTGGGCAGGAGTggttgtgtgtttttatttattgttactggctatttttattgtttcaatttatacatttaaaaaaataataataaagcatttgtctgtctggctgtctgtcaTTCTGTCATTCAGTCGGTCTGTATTTCTGTGTCAGTTTGTCAGTCTCTCAGTCTGTCAGTCAGTCTATCAATAAGTTTGTCAGTTTGTTACTCGGTCTCTGTCTGTCAGTTTGTTAGTCGGTCTCTGTCTGTCAGTTTGTTAGTCGGTCTCTGTCTGTCAGTTTGTCACTCTGTATTTCTGTGTcagtttctctgtctgtctgtgtcagTTTGTTAGTCTGTCAGTTAGTCAGTCTGTCAATCAGTCTGTCAGTTTGTAagtgtctatctgtctgtccgcTTGTCTGTATTTCTGTGTCAGtttgtcagtcagtcagtctgtctgtctgtctgtctgtcagtttgtttgattgtatgtctgtctgtctgtctgtttgtcaatatgtgtttgtctgtctgtactTCTGTcaatttgtctgtgtgtgtctgtatgtctgttagtttgtatgtctgtatttctgtatcagtttgtctgtctgtcagtctctctGTCTACCTGTCTGTCAGTATgttagtctgtctgtctgtctgtttgtttgtcaatatatgtttgtctgtctgacTTTCTGACGTTCTTACCGACAGCCCGAGTGAAGGCGACACTTTGTTGAGGAGCTACGCTTCCGTAACTAAACGGGGCTATAGCCATAGTAGGAGTAATCACATCCATGTCCAGCACGTTCCTGATGAAGTTCGGGGACAGTTCCAGCCTGCCTGACTGAGGAGTGGGCGCAGACAGCTGGATAAGGTGCACGGCGTGGCTCGTCGTCCACAGACAGGCCAGTCCTAGGATGATGGTTCGTATCATGGTGATCTACAAACAAAACCAGTGGACACGTTCGTTTGGTAGTCTGTGGTCTGTAGAGCAGCGGATCACTGCACAGGGAGTAAAGAACAAAGTTGGACAGGAAACAACAGAATAGGAAACAACAGAATAGGAAACAACAGAACAGGAAAAACGAGAGTAGGGCAGGAAAGGACATATTAGGACAGAAGGATAGAACAGAAAAGGACATATTAGGACAGAGAAGGATAGAACAGAAAAAGACAAAGTAGGGCAGGAAAGGACATATTAGGACAGAAGGATAGAACAGAAAAGGACATATTAGGACAGAGAAGGATAGAACAGAAAAGGACAAAGTAGGGCAGGAAAGGACATATTAGGACAAAAGGATAGAACAGAAAAGGACATATTAGGACAGAAGGATAGAACAGAAAAGGACAGGTTAGGACAGAAGGATAGAACAGAAAAGGACAGAGTAGGACAGAGAAGGATAGAATAGCAAAGGACAGGATAGGACAGAATGATAGAACAGAAAAGGACAGATTAGGATAGAGAAGGATAGAACAGTAAAGGGCAGATTAGGACAGAAGGATAGAACAAAAAAAGGACAGATTAGGACAGAAGGATAGAACAGAAAGGACAGAGTAGGGAAAAAAGGACAGATTAGGACAGAGAAGGATAGAATAGAAAAGGACAGGTTAGGACAGAATGATAGAACAGAAAAGGACAGATTAGGATAGAGAAGGATAGAACAGTAAAGGGCAGATTAGGACAGAAGGGTAGAACAAAAAAAGGACAGATTAGGACAGAAGGATAGAACAGAAAGGACAGAGTAGGGAAACAAGGACAGATTAGGACAGAGAAGGATAGAATAGAAAAGGACAGGTTAGGACAGAATGATAGAACAGTAAAGGGCAGATTAGGACAGAAGGATAGAACAAAAAAGGGCATATTAGGACAGAAGGATAGAACAAAAAAGGACAGATCAGGACAGAAGGATAGAACAGAAAAGGACATATTAGGACAGAAGGATAGAACAAAAAAGGGACATGTTAGGACAGAATGATAGAACAGTAAAGGGCAGATTAGGACAGAAGGATAGAACAAAAAAGGGCATATTAGGACAGAAGGATAGAACAAAAAAGGACATATTAGGACAGGATAGAACAGAAAAGGACAGATTAGGACAGAAGGATAGAATAGAAAAGGCCATATTAGGACAGAAGGATAGAACAGAAAAGGCCATATTAGGACAAAAGGATAGAACAAAAAAGGACATATTAGGACAGAAGGATAGAACAGAAAAGGACAGATTAGGACAGAGAAGGATAGAATAGCAAAGGACAGGTTAGGACAAAAGGATAGAACAGTAAAGGGCAGATTAGGACAGAAGGATAGAACAGAAAAGGGCCGATTAGGACAGAAGGATAGACCAGTAAAGGGcagattaaagaaagaaagaaagaaatgttttatttaacgacacacttaacacattttaattacggttatatggcgtcagacatatggttaaggaccacacagattttgagaggaaacccgctgtcgcctctacatgggctactctttccgattagcagcaagggatcttttatttgcgcttcccacaggcaggatagcacaaaccatggcctttgttgaaccagttatggatcactggtcggtgcaagtggtttacacctacccattgagccttgcggagcactcacttagggtttggagtcggtatctggattaaaaatcccatgcctcgactgggatccgaacccagtacctaccagcctgtagaccgatggcctaaccacgacgccaccaaggccggtaggGCAGATTAGGACAGAAGGATAGAACAGAAAAGGACAGAGGAGGGCAGGAAAGGGCAGATTAGGTCAGAGAAGGATAGAAGAACAGAAAAGGACAGAGGAGGGCAGGAAAGGACAGATTAGGACAGAGAAGGATAGAACAGAAAAGGACAGAGTAGGGCAGGAAAGGCAGAACAGGGAAGGGCAGAGTATGATACAACAGCACAGAGTATAGGAGTCAATGGCAGGGTAGGGCAGTAAATGGCAGAGTAAGGCAGGAAAGGGCAGTGTAAGGCAGGGCAGGGAATATACTGAGCATCAAAATAAAcgttaatattattttcagctgtaacattaaattttaattttaacaagaGATTAACACATATTGAGATTTAGGAAAATTACAGTTGGGTATGCTGATTATCATTTCACAGGATTGAGCGTTTGTAATCAAGTAAaccttttttaattacaaattaaccaTAATTCTTCTTTGCGTTTCGTTTGATATTCAGTGTACATAATTTCATAACACAGTGTATATGTTTATTACTTCgattttagaaaacattaaaatatgttttgtttaacgacaccactggagcacattgatttattaatcgtcggctattggatttcaaacatttggattttttgagagaggaaatccgctacatttttgcattagtagcaaggggtctattatatgcaccatcccacagacaggatagcacataccacggcttttgatataccagtcgtggtgcactggaacgagaaatggtccaatgggcccactgacggggattgatcctagagtGACAGCGCaccagacgagcgctttaccactgggctacgtcctgcccctttaaaaaaacccatgcaGGGATTATACTAGACACAACATATCATTAGCAGTTTGGTGAACCTGCCTGACACGCGgatggtctaggatcgatcgatgtcggtgggcccactgggctatttctcgctacagggaaattatttacaactagATACGGTACGGTATC
This window contains:
- the LOC121383824 gene encoding uncharacterized protein LOC121383824 — its product is MIRTIILGLACLWTTSHAVHLIQLSAPTPQSGRLELSPNFIRNVLDMDVITPTMAIAPFSYGSVAPQQSVAFTRAVAPVASQRRAQHMPRKANTATTRQGLSPLLLRSLMDVDGFSYSGLANQAFVEYGGQSLQPAVTYSSSVAPTASAATLAPAQHMPMKRTSTGITIPPMMLRNILDLDVYGGGSMFVNQGLSAYDTQAVDYGTPAYASYPSDGVLVDGGQGTFIIG